A genomic region of Eucalyptus grandis isolate ANBG69807.140 chromosome 5, ASM1654582v1, whole genome shotgun sequence contains the following coding sequences:
- the LOC104445009 gene encoding peroxisome biogenesis protein 7, whose product MPIFKAPFNGYSVKFSPFYENRLAAATAQNFGILGNGRLHVLALPPTPGAPVAEIAAFDTADGVYDVAWSESHDSLLVAAVADGSVKLYDSALPPASNPLRSLHEHTREVQSVDYNPTRRDSFLSAAWDDTVKLWTVDRPASVRTFKEHAYCVYAAAWNPRHADVFASASGDCTARVWDVREPGSTMILPAHESEILSLDWNKYDDCVIATASVDKSIRVWDVRSHRVPVAVLNGHGYAVRKVKFSPHRGSLLASCSYDMTVCLWDYMVEDSLVGRYDHHTEFAVGVDMSVLVEGLLASTGWDELVYVWQHGTDPRAP is encoded by the coding sequence ATGCCCATCTTCAAAGCCCCCTTCAACGGCTACTCCGTCAAGTTCAGCCCCTTCTACGAGAACCGCCTCGCGGCGGCGACCGCCCAGAACTTCGGCATCCTCGGCAACGGCCGCCTCCACGTCCTCGCCCTGCCGCCCACCCCGGGCGCCCCCGTCGCCGAGATCGCCGCCTTCGACACCGCCGACGGCGTCTACGACGTCGCCTGGTCGGAATCGCACGACTCCCtcctcgtcgccgccgtcgccgacgGCTCCGTCAAGCTCTACGACTCCGCCCTCCCGCCCGCCAGCAACCCGCTCCGCTCCCTCCACGAGCACACCCGCGAGGTCCAGAGCGTCGACTACAACCCCACCCGCCGCGACTCCTTCCTGTCCGCCGCCTGGGATGACACCGTCAAGCTCTGGACCGTCGACCGCCCCGCCAGCGTCCGCACCTTCAAGGAGCACGCCTACTGCGTCTACGCCGCCGCCTGGAACCCCCGCCACGCCGACGTCTTCGCCTCCGCCTCCGGCGACTGCACCGCCCGCGTCTGGGACGTCCGGGAGCCCGGCTCCACCATGATCCTCCCCGCCCACGAGTCCGAGATCCTCTCCCTCGACTGGAACAAGTACGACGACTGCGTGATCGCCACCGCCTCCGTCGACAAGAGCATTAGGGTTTGGGACGTGCGGAGCCACCGCGTCCCCGTCGCCGTGCTCAACGGCCACGGGTACGCCGTGAGGAAGGTCAAGTTCTCGCCGCACCGGGGGAGCCTGCTGGCGTCGTGCTCCTACGACATGACGGTGTGCTTGTGGGATTACATGGTGGAGGATTCGCTCGTGGGGAGGTACGATCACCACACGGAATTCGCTGTCGGCGTCGACATGAGCGTGCTTGTCGAAGGGCTTCTGGCTAGTACAGGTTGGGATGAGCTTGTTTATGTCTGGCAACATGGGACTGATCCTAGAGCTCCTTGA